A window of Maioricimonas rarisocia genomic DNA:
AGTTTCGAGCGGCACTGAGGCACTACGAGCTGCTCACTTCTGCCACCGCGAGCGCCGACCTCTATGTCCAGATGGCCCTGTGTCACGAGTTGCTGTTCGAGTACTCCGAAGCAGCTGAAGCATACGGCGAGGCGCTTGAGCGTGATCCCGGGAACCTGTTCAGTTATCGACGGCGCACGGGCCTGCTTCGCGAGCGTCTCGATGCTCCGCAGGAAGCCGGGCAGCTCCTGGAGGTTGCCGTACTTCACAACCCTCAGTCGGTCGAGCTTCTCCTGTTGCGGGCGGACGATCTGATGCGACAGGGGCTCCTCGACGAGTCCATGGCACACATCGAGGAGGCTCGCCGGGTCGATCCACTCGCGATTTCACCGGTTCTGGCAGCGGCGCGACTGTCGGGCCGAATGGAGACGCCAGAAACGTTGCGGTTCCAGGAGTTGAAGCAACAACTCGAAGATGCGATCGGTCGGGACAGCAGCGATCTGCGGATCCTGCTGCCGCTGGCCGAGATGGAGTTTCGCTCCGGGGACCTGCCAGCCGCGCGAAACCGGCTCACACGGGGATTGGAACTGTCGCCAGATCAGCCGGACTTCCTGGCACTGTCGTGTCTGGCTGCGATTCGCAGCGACGACATGGATGTTGCCACGCACTGCCAGGACCGACTCCAGGCCGGAGACGCTCCACGTGAGGTCACGAAACTTCTGAACGGCCTGGTTCTTGCCGCGGATCGTCAGTGGGGGCCGGCGGCCAGTGAACTGACATCGGTTCGCCACGAGTTCGACCGCGGGACTGTGCTCGCGACCGAGGTCGAGTCGACGTTGCTGCAATGCTATCGGGCTCTCGACGCGCGGGAGAAAGTGGCCGCGCTGTTGCGTGAGCAGTTGCGGCAGAACGGTTTCTCGAGCGACGCGAAGAGGCGCTATGCTCAGGCCATGGCGGCTGACGGACAGATAGCGGCTGCGATTTCGCAGTACCGGGAGCTGGATCTGACAGACGAAGACGCCTTGCCGCTGGCCAGACTGCTGGTTCGTCGGCAACTGTCCGCACCGGGACACCCCATCAACTGGGACGAGGTGAACCGCTTGCTGACAACAGCGGCCGTCAGTCAACCCGACAGTCCGGAAGTCGCTGTCCTCCAGGTGGCCACGGATCTGCTCACCCATCGTCCGGACGAGGCCCGGAAGAACCTTCACGCCGCGCGAGAGCGAATCGGCAATTGTGTGGAACTCGATGCCGCAGCGGTTGAACTGGAACTGCGGCTCGGGCGTCATGAGGAAGCCCGGAGGGCACTCGAAGAAGCCGTCTCTCGTCACCCGGATCGACCGGAAGTCTGGAATGCATCCTTGAATGTGACGCTGGCAACAAGCAACGCCGATCCTCAGAAACTGGCCCGTCTCGAAGCCGCGATCGAACAACTCGATGCGTCTGATCAGCCGGCTGCTCGCCGGCGACTTGCCTCGTTCTATCGTCGCAGCCGTCAGTTTGTCGACGAGACGCGCCTGCGTCATGAGGTAGCGGTCCGCAGTCCGGACAGTCTGGCCGCAAATCGGGAACTCGTGCAGGCCGCCCTGCGGACCGGGAACAAGCCGCTGATCGTGGAGGCCATCGAACGACTTCGGCGGATCGAGGGCGAACGGGGAACGCACTGGCGGTCGGCCCGGATCTCGCTCGCACTTGCGGACCTGGACAGCGGCGATTCCAGCACCGAAACGTTCTCGGGAATCATGCGCCAGATTGACGAACTCGAACGGCTCCGACCGGATTGGTCCGTCGTCTGGTCTCACCGGGGGATCCTCGCGTTCCAGCGGGGACAACACAGGCTGGCCATCCAGAATCTGCGACGCGCCTACGAACTTGGATATCGTCCTTCAGGACTCATCGAACTGCTCGCTCGTCTGTATATCATGCGAGGCGCGATGGATGACGCTGAGGAGATTCTTCAGGGAGACGACGGAGCCCGACTTGCCGGAGAGACCGCAGGAACGCTCGAACTTCTTGGAGCAGCTGCATCAGCCAGGATTGGTGAAACCGATCGTGCACGCGCACTGGCACGCGACGCGATTCGCAGTCGTCCACGCCATGCTCGTGGCTATCTGTTGCTGGCCCGGATCAATCTGCGTGACGGGCGACTCGCCGCTGCTGAAGCGCAATTCCGGCAGGCTGTCGAAGTCGAAGGCGAATCGGGAGCCGCGTGGGTCGGGCTGATTCGATTCCTTCACGAGCATCGCTCGCCGGACGCGGCGATGCACGCACTGCAAACGCTGCGAGCCAGGGAAGACGTCGATCCGTTGACGCTGGCGCAGTGTTACGAAGCGTGTGGTAGCCTTGCGTCGGCCGAGAAGCACTACGTCGAATTGGAGCAGTCCCGCGGCGACGACGCGATGACGCTGCGGGCTGTCGCTGAGTACCGCCTTCGTCGGGGTCAGGCAGACCGCGCGGAGGTCATCATTCGGCAACTGACCCGGATCGGTGACGGAGAGAGCACGTCCGAACGCCTCTGGGCCATACGTCGCCTTGCCGGGTTGCTCGCTGCTCGTGGAACGCTGGAGGGATTCCGGCAAGCGCTCGAGTTGCTCGAAGATCAGCCTGAGCGAGATTTGGGGCCGATCGGGCAGCGACAGCTTGCACGAATGCTCGCCCGCCGTCCCGAACTGGATCACGTTCGCAGAGCCAAAGTTCTTTTCACACGGCTGCACGCCCGAAAACTGCTCGGGCCGGTCGATCAGGTTCAATTCTGCCGTGTCCTCGAAACCCTTGGAGAGGACAACGCCTGCGAACACAATTGGGCAATGCTCGTGGAGGAGCACGGCGGCGATGCCTACGTCTGCACGAGTTGGTTGACTCGCTTGCTCGATCGGGGGCGGGTTGACGACGCCGAGGCATTCACTTCAGCTCTGCCCGACTCCCTCCGATCGCTGCCCGCGATGGTCCCGCCGGTCATCAGGCTGCACCTGGCGCGGGGAGACTTCGATTCAGCGTTACAGCAGCTCGACACAGCCGTTTTCTCCGTCGGCGCCTTGACGCCGCTGCAAGTCAGGGACCGTGTGGATTTGCTCAATCGGGTCGCCGATGCTCTTCACTCCAGCGGCGCATTCAATGAGGAAGACCGTGAACGTCTCGCGGAAGCGATCGAGACCGGCTATTCCGACCTGCTCGCAATGAATGTGAACGTGCTTCCGGATTTCTTGGGATTCCTCGCGGCAGAAGATCGCTTCGAGGAGGCGTGGCATCAACTGATGATGCACGACGACGCGGCTCTGCCCGTTCTACTGCAGGGGGCCGTCGCAATTCTGCGCTACGGAAAGCTGGCGGAAAGTGATGTCGACGAATGGATTGAGCGACTGGCCGAACGCGTCCTGTTGTCAGATTCTGCAGGGTCCCTTGCCTTTGAGCAGCTCGCACAGATTCGGGACCTGCAGGGCGACTCACTGGCTGCCGAAAGACTGTACCGTGCAGCTCTTCAACGCAATCCCGACAATGTCATCGCGCTGAACAACCTGGCGTGGCTGATCTCAGCCGGCGGCCGCGATCCGGCGGAGGCGCGCCAGCTCATCGAACGAGCCTTGAATCACGTCGGACGTTACCCGTGGCTGCTCGACACACTCGCTCAGGTTCAACTCGCCGGCGACAATGCGGAAGACGCCCTGGAGACGCTCGAGGAGGCGATCGAAATCGCCGAGGCGGGCCACCGCTATTTCCTCGCGGCGATCGCAAGTGAGATGCTGGCGCGATCCGATGACGCTGCAAAACAGTTCGCTCTGGCCCGCGGGTTGGGGCTCAGCGAAGGCGATCTGCACCGACTGGAGCGGCCCCACTTCAAACGCTTCGCCACGGCGGCTGAATCCGACACACTCCCGGACCACACAAGTCCGGCAGAACTCTGAAGCTGCCGCCCCAGCCCCGGTCACTTCGTTCCTGTG
This region includes:
- a CDS encoding tetratricopeptide repeat protein; this translates as MSASKRGECRKRFNVRLVLSACGLLVVVVAGTHFLHRFQVARLSGALLQQAEARLADGQRTSARSYFKRYVRFRPHDAEALRQLALLQIEAAETIHDYLECLLTAEAALRVTVDADDLRRIAAGCAMRCGEFRAALRHYELLTSATASADLYVQMALCHELLFEYSEAAEAYGEALERDPGNLFSYRRRTGLLRERLDAPQEAGQLLEVAVLHNPQSVELLLLRADDLMRQGLLDESMAHIEEARRVDPLAISPVLAAARLSGRMETPETLRFQELKQQLEDAIGRDSSDLRILLPLAEMEFRSGDLPAARNRLTRGLELSPDQPDFLALSCLAAIRSDDMDVATHCQDRLQAGDAPREVTKLLNGLVLAADRQWGPAASELTSVRHEFDRGTVLATEVESTLLQCYRALDAREKVAALLREQLRQNGFSSDAKRRYAQAMAADGQIAAAISQYRELDLTDEDALPLARLLVRRQLSAPGHPINWDEVNRLLTTAAVSQPDSPEVAVLQVATDLLTHRPDEARKNLHAARERIGNCVELDAAAVELELRLGRHEEARRALEEAVSRHPDRPEVWNASLNVTLATSNADPQKLARLEAAIEQLDASDQPAARRRLASFYRRSRQFVDETRLRHEVAVRSPDSLAANRELVQAALRTGNKPLIVEAIERLRRIEGERGTHWRSARISLALADLDSGDSSTETFSGIMRQIDELERLRPDWSVVWSHRGILAFQRGQHRLAIQNLRRAYELGYRPSGLIELLARLYIMRGAMDDAEEILQGDDGARLAGETAGTLELLGAAASARIGETDRARALARDAIRSRPRHARGYLLLARINLRDGRLAAAEAQFRQAVEVEGESGAAWVGLIRFLHEHRSPDAAMHALQTLRAREDVDPLTLAQCYEACGSLASAEKHYVELEQSRGDDAMTLRAVAEYRLRRGQADRAEVIIRQLTRIGDGESTSERLWAIRRLAGLLAARGTLEGFRQALELLEDQPERDLGPIGQRQLARMLARRPELDHVRRAKVLFTRLHARKLLGPVDQVQFCRVLETLGEDNACEHNWAMLVEEHGGDAYVCTSWLTRLLDRGRVDDAEAFTSALPDSLRSLPAMVPPVIRLHLARGDFDSALQQLDTAVFSVGALTPLQVRDRVDLLNRVADALHSSGAFNEEDRERLAEAIETGYSDLLAMNVNVLPDFLGFLAAEDRFEEAWHQLMMHDDAALPVLLQGAVAILRYGKLAESDVDEWIERLAERVLLSDSAGSLAFEQLAQIRDLQGDSLAAERLYRAALQRNPDNVIALNNLAWLISAGGRDPAEARQLIERALNHVGRYPWLLDTLAQVQLAGDNAEDALETLEEAIEIAEAGHRYFLAAIASEMLARSDDAAKQFALARGLGLSEGDLHRLERPHFKRFATAAESDTLPDHTSPAEL